One Paralysiella testudinis genomic window, ATGGCCGGGCAACAGGCTCAAATGTTTGGTAGAGCGTGACCACTTTTTTCACTCCGGCGGTGGTGCTCACCACTTGGGTGGCGGATTGCTGTTCAGTAGGAGTGAGTACGCCCATCACATAGGTAACGCCGTTGTAGGTAACCACTTTGACATGATTGGGCGACAAACCCGGTGCGTTGAGCAAGGTGGTGCGGGCTTTGGAGGTAATCCAAGCATCGTCGGTCACATTCCACAAATTGCGGCCTTGTTGCGCCACTTCGATGTAGTTGTAGATGCGTTGTGCAGACGGTTGGGCGCGGGCAACGCGTTCAACAAAAGCCTTGTCTGCTTCGGTGGCCACCAAGCCGAGCAATACGAGCTGGCGGTTGTAGCTGATTACCGACAATTTCGGCTCGAATCCGGCGGTTTGGTTGTGGGCGCGCAAATGCGACAGGGCAGTTTCCTGAGTGCGCAATTCCATTACTTGGTCGTCGGCCTGAGCACCGGTGCTGCGTCGATCGGTGGCAGACAGGGTGCCTACGGCGGCGCCGCCGATTAAGGCGGGTACGCAGCCGCTTAAGGCGGTGGTGAGCGAAGCGGCCAGCAGCAGGGTGCAGAGGGGTTTTTTCATCGGTTTTTCCTGTGTGGATACGGATAAAGGTTGGCCAGGCATGTTGAGACTGCCTGAACAAAAATTCAAGCGGTGCCCAGCAGTAAGTGATCGATATGGTCGCACAAGGCGTGCATCAATACCGTTTGCGCTTCCCATATCCGCATGGGGCGGTTATGGGGGATGTTCAGCAGCACATCCTGGTCGTGCAGGCGGGCGGCCAGCTCGCCGCCTATGCCGCCGGTAAAGGCGATTACCGCCATGCTGCGTTCGTGTGCGGCATCGACGGCGGCCAATAAGTTCGCTTCGTTGCCCAGCGCCGAAATCAACAATAACACATCGTGTTGTTTGCCCAAGGCATGGATTTGCTTGGCAAACAGCTGCTCTGTGGGCGGGTGTTGCATTAAATGGGTGAGGATGGCGGCATTGTTGCACAAGGATAAGGCCGCCAGCTCCATGCGCTCTTGCTCTAAGCGCAGCACCAGATGGGCACACAGGCTGTCGGCTAGGGCAGCGGCAAAACCGTTGCCGCACAATAAGAGCTTGCCGTCGTTCATCAGGGCACCCAGTAGGGTTTGCGCGGCGGCGGCGGTGGGCTCGGCCAGCACGGTTTGGCATTGTGCCAACAAGGCGGCGCTGTCGATAAAATGCTGTTCGATGTGGGTGCTGCTCATAAAACCTTATCAACCTGTAATATTGGTGAGCCATTCGGGTGCTTGCCGGCCGTGAATCAAAACGGCATCAATGCGGCAAGGTTGGGTAATGCGGTGTTGCTGGATATAATACTCGGCACTGCGTTGCAGCCGCCCAAGCTTGGTGACGCCGATGCTGTGGGCGGCACCGCCGTAGGCTTGGCTTTGGCGGTAGCGCACTTCCACAAACACCAAGGTGGCTTGGTGTTCGACAATCAGATCGATTTCGCCAAACGGACAATGCCAATTGCGCACCCGCAAGCGGCAGCCTTGTTGTTGCAAAAAGCGCCATGCCGTTTCTTCGGCAGCGGCACCTTGCGGATGGTTTAAACGCATAAGCCCTCCGGGTATCGGGCGCTTGGTTTGCATGGTCTGTGGTATAGTGGCGCTGCTTTTCAGGCAGCCTATTGATCATACCGAACCGAGTATAAAACCGTGCAAACCCATTACCAAAAAGCCCTTGGCCGCATTGTACCGCAAACCTTGTATGTGGTGGCCACGCCCATCGGCAATTTGTCCGACATCACTCTACACGCGCTGGCGGTGCTGGCTAAGGTGGATTTGATTTGTGCTGAAGACACGCGCGTAACGCAGCAGCTCTTGGCCGCTTACGGCATCCAAGGCAAGCTGCTCAGTGTGCGCGAGCACAACGAGCAGCATATGGCCGATAAAGTGGTGGCGGCGCTGGCGGCAGGGCAGAGCGTGGCGCAGGTGTCGGATGCAGGCACGCCGGCGGTGTGCGATCCCGGTGCCAAGCTGGCTGCTCGCGTGCGCGAAGCCGGTTTTAAAGTGGTGCCGGTGGCCGGCCCCAGTGCGGTGATGGCGGCCTTAAGCGTGGCCGGGGTGACGCAACCCGATTTTTACTTTGCCGGTTTTCTGTCGCCCAAAAGCGGCGAGCGCCAAAAACGGCTGGCGCAGTGGCAGGAAGCGGATTACCCGGTGGTGATGTTTGAAGCGCCTCACCGCATTGCCGCCACCTTGGCCGAGATGGCGGCGCTGTATCCGCAGCGTACTTTGGTATTGGGGCGCGAAATCAGCAAAACGTTTGAAACCTTTTTATCCGGCAGCGTGGCGGAAATTCAGGCAGCCTTATTGGCTGATGCCAATCAAAACCGCGGCGAAATGGTGCTGGTGCTGCACGCTGCCGTGCGCCCCAAAGACGCTGCCTTGTCGGCGCAGGCGCAACACATTATGCAGATTTTAACTGCCGAGCTGCCCACCAAGCAGGCGGCGGTATTGGCGGCGCAAATCAGCGGTGAGAACAAAAAAGCATTGTATGATTGGGCGTTGGTGCAGAAGCAAGATAAAGGGAATTGAGCAGAACGCGATGGTATAGACGCAAAATGGATTGGATGGCCACGCCGCGATGCTGTGGTGAACCAGCTCTTTACAATCAACACTCTTCTGGTGTTGTTTGTTTATTAAAATTTGATTTTAAAGAAAAAATCTGAAACAATGCTTCGTGTCGGCAAACAATGCGGCCATTGGTTTATTTTGTTTACAACAGGATTTAAGGAGTGGATATGAGCATTGCCAAAATTATTGAAGTGAATGCCAGTAGTTCGGTGGGCTTTGAAGATGCTATTAAGAAAGGCATCGCCAAGGTATCTGAAACCGTGGATAATGTTCAAGGCGCTTGGGTTAAGGAACAAAAAGTGGTTGTAAAAGACGGCGCCATTGTGGAATACCGGGTTAACATGAGCATTACTTTTGTGGTTGCGTGATTGCAAGCCGCAAATAAAAAAGCACCGTTTAAATACGGTGCTTTTTTATTTGTTCTTTGGCGCGGCGGACGGGGCTCGAACCCGCGACCCCCGGCGTGACAGGCCGGTACTCTAACCAACTGAGCTACCACCGCGCGTGTTTCTGTGCGCGGCACAAAAACGAAAACTTGGTGGGTGATGACGGAGTCGAACCGCCGACATCCTGCTTGTAAGGCAGGCGCTCTACCAACTGAGCTAATCACCCGTACGTCTGAAGAAGCCGCTATTAAACCAGATGGCACTTTTATTGGCAAGTATTTC contains:
- a CDS encoding YraN family protein, yielding MRLNHPQGAAAEETAWRFLQQQGCRLRVRNWHCPFGEIDLIVEHQATLVFVEVRYRQSQAYGGAAHSIGVTKLGRLQRSAEYYIQQHRITQPCRIDAVLIHGRQAPEWLTNITG
- the rsmI gene encoding 16S rRNA (cytidine(1402)-2'-O)-methyltransferase, giving the protein MQTHYQKALGRIVPQTLYVVATPIGNLSDITLHALAVLAKVDLICAEDTRVTQQLLAAYGIQGKLLSVREHNEQHMADKVVAALAAGQSVAQVSDAGTPAVCDPGAKLAARVREAGFKVVPVAGPSAVMAALSVAGVTQPDFYFAGFLSPKSGERQKRLAQWQEADYPVVMFEAPHRIAATLAEMAALYPQRTLVLGREISKTFETFLSGSVAEIQAALLADANQNRGEMVLVLHAAVRPKDAALSAQAQHIMQILTAELPTKQAAVLAAQISGENKKALYDWALVQKQDKGN
- a CDS encoding dodecin family protein yields the protein MSIAKIIEVNASSSVGFEDAIKKGIAKVSETVDNVQGAWVKEQKVVVKDGAIVEYRVNMSITFVVA
- a CDS encoding BON domain-containing protein, whose amino-acid sequence is MKKPLCTLLLAASLTTALSGCVPALIGGAAVGTLSATDRRSTGAQADDQVMELRTQETALSHLRAHNQTAGFEPKLSVISYNRQLVLLGLVATEADKAFVERVARAQPSAQRIYNYIEVAQQGRNLWNVTDDAWITSKARTTLLNAPGLSPNHVKVVTYNGVTYVMGVLTPTEQQSATQVVSTTAGVKKVVTLYQTFEPVARP
- a CDS encoding SIS domain-containing protein gives rise to the protein MSSTHIEQHFIDSAALLAQCQTVLAEPTAAAAQTLLGALMNDGKLLLCGNGFAAALADSLCAHLVLRLEQERMELAALSLCNNAAILTHLMQHPPTEQLFAKQIHALGKQHDVLLLISALGNEANLLAAVDAAHERSMAVIAFTGGIGGELAARLHDQDVLLNIPHNRPMRIWEAQTVLMHALCDHIDHLLLGTA